The Xiphophorus hellerii strain 12219 chromosome 7, Xiphophorus_hellerii-4.1, whole genome shotgun sequence nucleotide sequence GTCAAagctacaaaatatgtaaagaaacataaacttttacaatgttttttattcactgttaaataaaacatggcCTCATACCATCTCCTTTTAGTTGGCCATGAGTTCTGTGGTGGAAAATATCagatattttgactttattatataatttttcaCAATTGCCTCCTGATTTTAAGATAACATGTACTATTTTATATTAATCACatcaaatgttaattttctgtCCCCAACTGTTCTTATGGTTTTCTGCATGCTGAATTGTTCTTTTGGTCTTTTTCTTGTCAAACTTTTCCGTTTTTTGCTCACTAGGCTAACTTGATGAATTGATGAATTTGACTGGCCAATCAGAAAACAATCaccaaaaataacattaaaataaaattttactatattttatttaagaaaattatttttaaaaagtatttttttcctcatcctCCCTCTGACTTTCAGAGGgcccacagcgccccctggagGCTCCAGTTTTTGAGTTTTGCCTGTGTTTTATCATTCCTGCAGTCTTTTCATCAGTGACTCTGTCCCTGCTGGCTCTGACTCGAGGGAACATCTGGCTGTTTGACGACTCGGTTCTGATCACCAGCAGAACTGCAGGTGgtggaaatatttcttttgtttctcagtgaagtaaaaacatgaaaactggaCAGAAATGTATAAACGTTTCCTGTTTAAGCGGCAGTTTCTCAGGCCACAGTGAGATTTCCTCAGCGGCTCCTGAACCTGACGCAAGGCGGGAATCTGACCGCCATCAGATCGTACTTGACGGTTCCTCGGTTGACCTCAGACCAGGGCGACTCGCTGAACACGCTGGGCATCGTGAGCAGCAAGTCAGGTAACGACTTCATCCCTACGCCATACTGAGCAGGTAGCCACCTTCATTTCAGAAAGGGACTTTAACACTTTAAAGTACCTAAACTACGTCAActgttttatttgcataaaaagataaattgctaaataatttatctgcataaaacatgcaaatatataCACAAATATGTCACGTCTGACATATTTCGTATTCGTATAATTCCGCAATATTTGACCTCAAATTGTCTCAGTGCTGCCCCCTTTGGGTTGAATGGTGGCTACTGCAGTTGAATTTTTCCATTGGTTATAATGGTACAGCTCAGAGTTGATTGGCTCAACCCACTTTACTGGTATTTGTCTGTGATTTCACAACAAGCCTAGTTCCATTTAAAGCAGATGAATaaccaaattattttatttttagaaatgttttccgTATGTTGGTTATCAACTTGGTTGAAATTtgtgctttagcgttagctttaCACAAATACTATGTTGATATATccttttagcattagcagagctaATGTTTATTATTACCATTTTAGCTAACTTTTTAGCTAGGGGTGCCAACCGCTGGAAATTagtaagaaaaaatacaaaaagtacaATTCTAGGGTAATTATagatatccatccatccgtccattttctaacacccttatccccagtggggtcgggaggtgctggtgcccatctccaacgaatgtttcgggcgagaggcggggtcactggacaggtcgccagtctgtcgcagggcagaaagaccctgggccgggaatcgaacccaggaccttcttgctgcaaggcaacagtgctacgcCACTGTGCAGTTCTTAattgtagatataaaaaaactaaatgagtaaatctacacttaaaaaaaaaaatgcagaaactttcagcttaatttgtttttagaaataacttagaaatttctgagctccaacagtcaaatatttgctttttgtaaactcagaaaatctccaaaagtGAAATATATAACTGTATGAgccattttctagaaaatgtgaaattaatctaaaattttttctcacatttttcactttggaGCTCAGAATTtatagattaatctcaaaatgtttgagtttttggtggaaatgtgcTCTATTTTTCCATCTACAGTGACCGTAATAAACCAAACTCCTTAATTCtgctaaataaatgaattacgTTCTGACTGACGTTGTCGTAGGAATCCGGCGTCCTGACTTCGGTTGTGATGTTCTCAGGATTCGTGAGCGTGGAGCTGAGTCCGGTGGCGGCCGTCAGCGTGCGGCTTTTCTCCGGAGACGTGGAGCTGAACATCAGCGGCCCGATCCAGATCAGCCTCAACGTTCCCGAGAGCCGAGGGCTCCAGGAGTCCGACGTTGTTCCGGCCTGGTTCTTCAGCAGAACTACCGGTCAGTTCTGATACgtcacccatccatccatttaccGGACCAGCTGCATGCTAACTGGTTTCATGGTGATTTATTTCGCCGCAGGTGGATGGATGAGGAGAGGACTGGGAAAGATGACGCTGGTAGATGGGAAACTGATGTGGACCTTCACTGCTCCTCACCTGGGATACTGGATCGCAGCACCTTTGACCTCCAGCAGAGGCAGGTTTTCACTTCAGATGTGTTTGAGTCCTATCAAAAGAACACagcaagacaaaataaaaaactataaacttagggtgcattcacaccagccctgtttggtCCGCTTTAGTCCAACTCTAATCCACCTAAGTGTCGGATCGACTGACTTGAACTCTTTAGCGATTTGAAGGTATATGTGAACGGCAAGCGAACTGGAggctgctccaaaagcagaaagtggactagaacacagggcattctgggtaaatggaGCCAAAACAAACGCTAGCTTTAGCCTAAAATCTGGAGTAATATGGAGTATATTGGCTGAAAATATTTCTCACCATAAGGGGTTTTCAGGCTGCGCTTAGTCTGGTCCCTCATCAGGACCTGTTctccataaaaagaaaaaagaaaactggtgcaaaagcaaaatattggatcattttaaatgcagCAATAAATTGTATCATTAATTTATGGTGAGCTAACCTTTAAGAGTCAAAAGGTAGATTGCCTTAgaggaaatattttatctttatagAAATGATGTTAAATACTTCAATTTTAAGAAGATGGACGTTTGAGATGAACAGAAGAGGGTCGAGAAAACAACCTTCAGCAGAGAtgagaaattattttgatttgaagCTTTTGATATGAACCGGGATAAAACTAGCtgaaaatttgtaataaaaagtaTTCTGAATagtatttgatttattttattaattttatattacCTGTAGGTTTCTTTGGACTTCAGACTCTTGTTGACTTTATCTTGCAAAATTCATTTttcctggtggttctggttgGAGGAACGCTTGTCGTCATCGTCTGTCTTCTGTTTGGACTTTTATGCTACTGCAggtaaaaacttttattttagtttaatgcTGTTGCTGAGAACATCACCACAGTTTTAGattatttattgaaagaaactgatttagaaacattttctcttgcctgattttgttaccCGTCTgaattgtcattttggtcctaaaaataccaaaattttcacTAAACTTCATaatttggtccatctgatgatatAATTCTTAGatattaaatgataatttgATTATCAAATTATCataggttctttttttttatcatcttgcGATGTTTTGAAGCTTCAAGGAAGCTGCTCAGTACTtaagtagactttttaccaaataacttttttactcaagtaatttcttccatggctactttttacttttacttgaataaaaatacgttgaagtagtgctactccaGTATAATCTTTGGGTTTTTTACCTGCCTGTTTATCATAATAAATTGTAATTTCAGTTAGAAAGGAGAACACAAAGACATGGAGGACGAACTAAGACTTTCAGACTGTaataattattagtttttgtgtgttttgttttcaggagGAATTTCAATGAGATTAAACTGAGGCAGACGGCAGCAGTGGTGAGAAAAGACCAAACCACCTCCACAGACGATGATGAATCTGAAACatctggacagaaccagaaccagcgcAATGGGTTCTGTGTTCCAGCAAAGAGCAGTGATGTGATCGCCAACCCCAGCGCTGTGGTGGTTTCGTTGGATGGTAAAGAGTTGGACTTCATTGGTGCGGCTTCGGAACAAACCCGAACTCCGGACGGTCTGTTCTTCTACAACCAACCCGTGGCGATCCTTCCCGCTCCGGCGTTTTTCCACCTGGAGGAACATCCGGCCCAATCCGACTGGAGCCGGTCCGCCACGCTGCCGCAAGCCACAAACGGAGCCACCGCCGCTGAGCCGCAGAGGAAAGAAAGCTTCACCCAGACTCTCCAAACCGAGGAACAGCTCCGGACCGCtgacggatcagaaccagcatccAGGACGACCTTCGGCCTTCCGGAATCGGCGTCGGTACCGGGAACGCTGAACAAACTTGCTGGAAACAGACATTCAGTCCACGCCGTCACGGGTTTGTCTAAAGTCGTGTCGCCCCAGCCGCCGCGGGCCTGGTTCGTCTCGCTGGAGGGGAAACCGGCCGCGGAGATCCGGTACGCCGGGTCGGAGCAGCAGAGACGACGGCAGACCATGGACAGTCGAGAAACCAGTTTGGACTCCGGAGTGGATCTGAGTGAACTGAATCAGACGACGGGGAGGAGAGTGACTCTGGAGAGAAACGCTACGTTCATTAAAAACCCGACGAATAAAAACACTCAACAGTAAAAACTGGGTCCAATCAGGACGACGGAGCAATAGGCCtgctgcaagaaaaacaaagtcacaattatgagaataaattttacgagaataaagtcagaatgaGAATTGACTTATTCTTGCACGTGAACACGTGCAAGAATAAGTCATTACGACTgttctaattatttttgtacaacTTAATTTCTAGCTTCTTTAGTTTTGCAATACGACTATTTTTGTAACTCTGTCCTCGTAACATTGTGACTTTGCTACAGTagttattatgactttattctcgtgtTATTTCAACTTTGTTCTCAAACAACAATTCTTGAATTTACTATTCTCATGTCATTTTGAATTTATAATATGAGGTTTCTCGTGATTTGACTATtcctgtaatttatttttaatagccCTAATATTTGTAACTCAGTGACTTCAGAGGTTCAGTTTACAGATTTAAGGTTCAGATGGTGCAGATTGCACTTTTAAAATTGCCTTAAAGCCCCAAAACACTTCACATCCATTAGTTCTCCATTTATAAGAATCAGACTAACTTTCTATTTTTGAATAAGTTTGAAGCAAATGTCTACTATCTATTATACTGTCTGCActagtgaaaataaaaagggatTGCACGACTCACTTTAAACCTTTGTGTCTGTTAATGTCTGCATTACATGCTGATGTGGTCTCAATATGGAGAAAAGCTTCATATTTCTCAAAGTATTTAGTTTGGGTTTAGtttgtaagaaaataattttattatttaaaatatctatttggtgtttgcatgtttttctgtgcATGTGTAGGTTTTCTACGGCTTCATCTAAAAACATTCCTGTTTGGCTCATTGGTTTCTCCAAGTTGCCCATTTGTATGAGGTGTGCATTATATCCAACCCTTACAGAAAAAGTTTACATTATCATACAATTCTGTATTCAaaacaaagttacaaaaaactTTCATATATTTACCCAAGTTAAGTTATCAAGTATAACCAAAACCTGTGAAAGCATAGCCACTAGAAGTGAGTTCgatgctgaaagaaaaacaaagttaaactCCAAAAGAAAACGGGGTTAGTCGCTTTTACAGGTCATCTCCTTCCTTTAGTAgcttctatttttcttttttaaaaatgagtctGAAATAACAGAACAATGGGTTCTAGAAAAACCTACTTGTACAAAATGAATGGGTACAACACTCACATATTCTAAAAACAagatggtggaaaaacaacgtTACCTTTGTGGCCTCACACCTGCAGGTCGAGCAACTCTCAAAAAATCAACgtgcagaaaatcaaaaatgaaatcaaatgacGCTGCCGCATTCTTTCCCATGCCAAAATAATTGGTCACATTTAAATTCAACTTAAAATTGTTAATATTGAATTAACAATACACAGTACTGATGAGCATTGATATCTATTTCTCAAATattagttaaaatgtaaattatgtaTATTGAGTCATTCCAGTGCCAAAATAATTGTCACGTCAATTGCTGATAAATATTGACTTAGTTTTAGACGAGATGATatgatatttatgaattattacattttatgttggttatgttagtgaaaatgtaggttttatactcagcaacaattgttgccggtgGGAAACTGCATAGGCTGCGTTACACAAATCTGGCCTATTTATACgtataaaaaataagaaaaattatgacattaatAACCTATTATAACAAAGAATGGGTACCAGagtgttcagaaatattttagatacataAAGATTCAATGCCAGATCCTGCAGATGTCATAGTCGCAATGTGCcgagtgacctttgacctcatttgGTCATTTCATCAAAGAGGCAAAGCATTTCTTAGTATAAAACCTTATTTTAACCcaaaaacatcagttttaagATGCGTCAGTATAAACACATCTTAAAAATCTCAAATCACTTCAGTGATATGAGATTCATCAAGGTTTAATATGATGATGTTTACTTTTCTCTGTAGAGATTTTTATCTATCAAAGCAACCAGCCACTTGTATTTCCATTTCCCAGCTTTCTATTGAAGCATCAAAAGTTGTCAAACTTCAATAAGCTTCTCGCATCAGATGATCCATCATAACCACAGCAGAAGCTTCATAAAAACTCACGAAGATCAGGATTTTCACCTCACCAGAATCCTTCTGAGCCAATTTAGCGCAACAAATCAGCAGCTAATCTAAAACCATTTAACTCAACAAacctaaaactaacaaaacaagCAGCCATTTTATATAAATCAGCAGCTAATTGAAATCtttccaaaccagcagccactTAGCCAAAGCGTTTGGCGTCCATCAGCAGCGTTAGCATCCCAGCAGTGTTAGCATCCCAGCAGCGTTAGCATCCCAGCAGCTCCTACCTTGTCTTCTCGGTCCGGGATTTGTTTCACTTACCTTTAGATGATGAATTCAACAGATTCCCGCTTGATTGAAGTGACTCTCCATTTCTCTCTATTTTCTTTTCGGCGCCATTTTTCCCTCAAATCCATCCTCATCTGATGCTAATGCCTCGCGCCGTTTCTTCTCCGCAGGTGTTTCAGCTAACCAACATGGCCGCCGGCACGCTGAGGTCGGGCCGTTCCTTGAAAAAACATCCGCAGAATATCAAAACAACGCCTTCTATAATTTTATCAATAACTTAGAATAATCTGTCCGAAATATAATCTACCGGAAACTCCTCGCAGCGAGCTCAAACTGTGGCgttcaaacaaaagcaaagcgGCCTACTCAGTCCACTATGATATCCGACCAGCATTAACATAACACCAACATTAAGTTGACATGCGCACTAACAACCAAACTAATAAAAGATTACCACTTTTCTAACCTCCACAAAACAACATCcttaatttaatttatggaTCCTCCAATTTAATTGAGTTTAAAGgctctttttattaatttgttatttgatttatatgtttttattcatattgtttagcatatttattaataataataataataataatgcaggtttatttacagtttttatgtgttttacacatttatttacatagaTGGGACTTtttatatttcactttaatACATCTTGTCTGTTGTATtgatatttcatatatttttaactaaactttttatagttttagaccatgtaattaattattattttgatattttttatatatgtaagCTTATATATCATAACTATTgcaatgtttctttgttttgttttcgcttttttgtgtttatttatatgtgtgagattctttatttttcccttttcagtttattttttttatttgggtgcttttattaatttaattatgcattttaataatatattatttaccaaatatttttagatttaattatgTAAATATGTGTAATTATTGCatctacttttatttaaacttaagtctaattatttttgtttctatcattattattattattattattattattattattattgtagtgAATACTTGTTTTTTTGCTATAAAGGCTTCTATTTAGGTAGatgagattattattttttttatttgttatattttttagatgctttcattaatttactaaaaactcctattttttgtaataatctAATAAAATTTAGTCATTGCTTATCTATCAATAATCAGTATCTTAATGCCTCCTTTGGTAATTCCTCTCCACCTTGCTGCCGGTGAAGATTACGTCATTTGTTTATTATGCAGCTATGCAGCTCGCGCTCATGTTGTTTGCGCGCGTAAAGCCACGTTACCGGATCTGGTTACCGACCAACCCAAACAGGAAGAACCGCTGTTTCCGTTCTAAGAAGTAGAAACTCCCTCTCTTCTTCACTTCCGTCTTACTGCTGCATTCCCTCTGAAAAGGTAAAAACTCGTTTTGTTGATGCTCAAACcgtttatttttgttctaaagTTCTCAGATGAGATGAGTTAATGAAAAACTGCAGGTTTTACTGCAGAAGAGGTTAAAGATTAATTCAGCCGCTCGGGTTTCATGCAGCTTTGATCTGTGcaggaaaatgacaaacaggaaaacacagaaatatgaaCTGTTAGAAGgtttaagtaaaaaaacaaaacaaacaaacagaacaacaaagatggaaaacttttattttccttttcagaagttttgaacactgcaaaacaagaatggtttaaacaaatgaaataaaatgtttccaactAATTGAAAGAATTTAATTTATGATGTTTGATCAACTTGACAACTTAATAAACTTTATCATGGAtgaatttaattcatttactAATTAGAGCAATTTATTTAAGTTGAATCTGCGTTGCTCTTCTTCTGGTGAAGGTGGAATGTTACCCCTCTGGCGCCCCCGGCAGGCCATGGAGCTACTGCAGTCCCAGCAGGACAATCTGAGCCTGTGGCTTTCAGCAGATTCTGCTCACATGCTCAATGAGTGCGGAGACATTTTAAGTGtaaatgaacataaaaagaTAACAGAGAAGCCGAAGGAAGAGCAGATGAGCCTCCTGCTGGAAATGATCATTAGAAAAGGACCAGATACCTGTAAGGCGTTCATGGACATCCTGAGGAGGAATCAGGGACGGTACCATCAGCTCCAGCAGTTCTTCAGTTCCTCCTCTGATGGTCGGGAAACATCTCATCAGATTTATCATTTAAACTTTATCTAGAGCCACAAATACATGGGAAtcttatcaaataaaattgaGCGTCCAATCATCAGGAGGATGATTGGACAATTATCAGAGCCTCATAGTTACTGAGTGAATCTCTTGAATTGGATCACAgatttctgatttattattttgtgtttgcagaTTTGCCTGTTACATCAATGTTTGCTGATGAAAACAGTGTTGTGACCAGCAGAACGCTCCGTAATATAAATACGAAATCTCTCACATGCAACGTGGAAACAGTGAGCAGCCCAAGAGGAAATTCATCTGGTAGGGATAAATATCTCTGACTCTCATTTCTCTGTGAGTTGAtgattttcattctgtttttgtcttaattttcctttaaatcaggTAATTCTGCATCTGGCGCTCGTTATACTGCAACAGGTGGGAGTGTCATCATTGCTGACAGGATAGACGGAGCCAATGCTGAAAACATAAACCTCTCTGTGAACATTAGACCATCCCAGGTCCCCTCAGGTAACGGCTTACGCTCAGATTTTACACATTTAGGCGACAGTCTCATTTTTAACAACGTATCACAACATCAGATCAGATCATCAGGCAAGCTAGGGTAGAGTCAACGCTAACCTGTTAGTTTGTTAGATTTACAAAGATTTTTGAGGgaaatttcatatttaaagaaatgttggcGCCTTCAAACCCTCAACGTTGTTCTCTGGGGAACTTGTGATGCTTTTGCCACCATTTACATCCAGTTCTGTCATAGATTTAGACGTAAGTAAGCAGTGATGGCACCGCTAGCTAAAAAATGTTGAGCTCATCCTCagacattttcaagaaaaaaacttggaattTTCTTagacttttcaaattcagaaaatcCCACGTTTTTTTGGTCAAAAGTTTATGAAATTACTCGAAAGATTTAAAAGatgttaaactttttaaattcagacttttcaaagtatttttcttgagaattttattggatttatctaaaaatttcagcatttttttccaGCAAGTTTTCAAAAAGGgcattttcaaactcagaaattccctcattttcttctagaaaatttcaaagtgttttagcAGACATGTATTCCTCTTTTTTCTATCCTAATACGCCGTCgtgttttctcctgttttccaTTCAGCTCCAGCAGAAACTGCTGACGATCTTTGGCAGGTAACAGATTCTAACCCAACGTAAAGTCCAACAAGAATTAActctaaaaactcaaaatatttacatttttcattgtaCTTTTTTACATATCTTCAACGTTTGCTCTGAATTTTGCAGCATCCTGCTGGAAAGATGATCAAAGAGAAGAAGGTGAAGCTGATCGAATGCCTGATGGCCGATCATTGCTACGTCCTGCAGCTCGTCCACCAGAAATCCATCGTCTCACTCAGAGAATACCAGAACCTGAAGTCTTCCTCCAGCCCACAAGAAACCATCACCGGGCTTCTGGATCTGGTTCTCGGCAAAGGACCAGAGAAATGTGGCAACTTCCTTCAGCTTCTCAAAGATCCTGAAGTTCTGGACACATTTCCACTGGTCAGGGACATTTTAGACATTAGACATCAAAattaatatgttaaatattattttctgttgatGCTCTAATTTTAGAGACGGCGCTGTATTAATCATATTTAGGATGAATAATGTTTGAATccagacttttattttagtaCCAAACAGCACCTGGGTAAAATTAACCCtgtaatattattaataataataattttaacagcagagctaatttttcatttagtgcttcagctaattttgaaaaccagtggtgggcacacttctgaattataatgtttttaattgagAATGAACTACTAAATATTACTTAACGGTTTCCacataaaagattttaaattgtttaaaatttaaatgtgggctgcacagtggggcagttggtagcactgttgccttgcagcaagaaggtcctgggtttgattcccggccggggtctttctgcatggagtttgcatgttctccctgtgcatgcgtgggttctctctgggtactccggcttcctcccacagtccaaaaacatgactgtcaggttaattggtctctctaaattctccctaggggtgtgtgtgtgttcatggttgtttgtcctgtatgtctctgtgttgccctgcgacagactggtgacctgtccagggtgtaccccgcctctcgcccagaacgtagctggagatagacagcaaccagcaaccctcccgaccccattagggacaaagggtgaacagaaaatggatggatggatggatttaagTCAATGGATGTgatattcattttcatttcgaGCCAGTTGCGGCAGAATGTATAAACAGAAGTCTGTATTCAAAAAACACTTTctcattaaataataaatatcttgACATGTTGATTAGtcgtgattgtttttgtgatttgcaatcaaaatcacagattttgtaaTTAACAAATATTTCCCATTAAGAGTCAACTATTTCAAAGataaatttaattcaatattattttataatctattttatattttttcaaggttcttttttaaatttacatgatCCGCAATTAATGTAATTACAGAAGGCGACATGATCCAGGTGCAGTTTGACAGTTCAACCACCAGAGGGCAGAATCGCTCCAGGTTTGTTTCGGAGGCCTTTAGTCATGATGGGTATTCCTCAAGAATTTTCACAGATTTGCTTTCATTAATAACGCAGCTAATTCACCCTCAGTGGACAGTTTGAATTAAAAGCTCCGATGGCTCTCTGACAGACATccttttaaattattcagaCTCGGGAAAGAGTCTGAATAATTCTCTTATTCAGAGAATAATCTCTTCTCTTATTCAGAGATAAGATAGATAAGagatttgctgctttctttccgCCAGTAAATATTGGCCGGAATCGCGTCTCCAGTCTGGGACGGGATCTCGGGTTTCTGGCGGCGCACCAAGGCGCAGAAAGCCGGTGGCTGGAAGACGCGCTTGGAATGGAAACAGTCTGACGCAGTTGGTGGAtcataaaacagcagcaggaggacAACACTCTCACACCTCCCGCTTGCCTCACCGCCATATTTCTTCCTGACGTTTTTACAACTCCGAACATCTTGTCTGGAGATAAAAACTCCCACATGTGCCGGATTAGTTGAGAGTCGCAGGGAATTAGCTGCTTTCCCAGTGAACACCTCCATCAGCTGCAGAGAGCTCCGTTGGGTTGGTAACCAGCTTCTCTCCAGAGTCTGATTCCTCTAACCGCAGCTAATGAGAGGCGGTTTCACCTCCGGCGCAGACGGAAACCCATCAGGATGGATGTTTCCAACAGCTCACTCCATAGCTGCCGCGCTCACCCGGAGCTAATCTCCAACCTTCCTGTCCCCGTTAGTTGGAGAAATTGAACAGAAGCGAAAGTGTAGAGTTATGGATcattaataaacatttctttctttcttaattGTTCAACTGGCAGGCAAACTTTAAATCCGTCAAATAGTAAAATATAGCCAATGGTAGGAGCACTTCCGCGGAGCTAATCTTTATTTAGCGCTTCAGCTAATTTTGGAAATGCTACTCCCAGTCCTTGGCACATTTccgctaatagcagagctaatttttaaGTTAGCGCTGTAgctcattttgaaaacaatacTGCCAGTGGCGGGCACACTTCCATGAATCGgctaatgtgctaatag carries:
- the LOC116723610 gene encoding protein FAM171B-like isoform X2, which encodes MKPGAVCLVMSGLWQWVLCALAVSGTAGTNGELTGTEGRLLHADETNFTKQDFRKQQQQQGLPGSSFILRVQVSDMLTGRPLSKAAVELFVNHTLRSSAFSGDGGDARLHVPFHAGVPVAVATSKQGFISALLQWETSRKPIFSSVTLSLLALTRGNIWLFDDSVLITSRTAVSQATVRFPQRLLNLTQGGNLTAIRSYLTVPRLTSDQGDSLNTLGIVSSKSGFVSVELSPVAAVSVRLFSGDVELNISGPIQISLNVPESRGLQESDVVPAWFFSRTTGGWMRRGLGKMTLVDGKLMWTFTAPHLGYWIAAPLTSSRGFFGLQTLVDFILQNSFFLVVLVGGTLVVIVCLLFGLLCYCRRNFNEIKLRQTAAVVRKDQTTSTDDDESETSGQNQNQRNGFCVPAKSSDVIANPSAVVVSLDGKELDFIGAASEQTRTPDGLFFYNQPVAILPAPAFFHLEEHPAQSDWSRSATLPQATNGATAAEPQRKESFTQTLQTEEQLRTADGSEPASRTTFGLPESASVPGTLNKLAGNRHSVHAVTGLSKVVSPQPPRAWFVSLEGKPAAEIRYAGSEQQRRRQTMDSRETSLDSGVDLSELNQTTGRRVTLERNATFIKNPTNKNTQQ
- the LOC116723733 gene encoding uncharacterized protein LOC116723733, with protein sequence MLPLWRPRQAMELLQSQQDNLSLWLSADSAHMLNECGDILSVNEHKKITEKPKEEQMSLLLEMIIRKGPDTCKAFMDILRRNQGRYHQLQQFFSSSSDDLPVTSMFADENSVVTSRTLRNINTKSLTCNVETVSSPRGNSSGNSASGARYTATGGSVIIADRIDGANAENINLSVNIRPSQVPSAPAETADDLWQHPAGKMIKEKKVKLIECLMADHCYVLQLVHQKSIVSLREYQNLKSSSSPQETITGLLDLVLGKGPEKCGNFLQLLKDPEVLDTFPLVRDILDIRHQN
- the LOC116723610 gene encoding protein FAM171B-like isoform X1 → MKPGAVCLVMSGLWQWVLCALAVSGTAGTNGELTGTEGRLLHADETNFTKQDFRKQQQQQGLPGSSFILRVQVSDMLTGRPLSKAAVELFVNHTLRSSAFSGDGGDARLHVPFHAGVPVAVATSKQGFISALLQWETSRKPIFSSVTLSLLALTRGNIWLFDDSVLITSRTAAAVSQATVRFPQRLLNLTQGGNLTAIRSYLTVPRLTSDQGDSLNTLGIVSSKSGFVSVELSPVAAVSVRLFSGDVELNISGPIQISLNVPESRGLQESDVVPAWFFSRTTGGWMRRGLGKMTLVDGKLMWTFTAPHLGYWIAAPLTSSRGFFGLQTLVDFILQNSFFLVVLVGGTLVVIVCLLFGLLCYCRRNFNEIKLRQTAAVVRKDQTTSTDDDESETSGQNQNQRNGFCVPAKSSDVIANPSAVVVSLDGKELDFIGAASEQTRTPDGLFFYNQPVAILPAPAFFHLEEHPAQSDWSRSATLPQATNGATAAEPQRKESFTQTLQTEEQLRTADGSEPASRTTFGLPESASVPGTLNKLAGNRHSVHAVTGLSKVVSPQPPRAWFVSLEGKPAAEIRYAGSEQQRRRQTMDSRETSLDSGVDLSELNQTTGRRVTLERNATFIKNPTNKNTQQ